One genomic segment of Panicum virgatum strain AP13 chromosome 2N, P.virgatum_v5, whole genome shotgun sequence includes these proteins:
- the LOC120660529 gene encoding uncharacterized protein LOC120660529, translating to MDGMTAAPPDPNPPTFFRWCLGGMAAAFASGSGSGAASARDTDAAERVSRLVKEVEDDCGDISASQEVLLARVPFLGGGEEEEAEVFSTPPLTQGQQSQQSQQGQGGVEEEEDVITMCSLPFPQHSPSSHSIPSSESEDMEDQALSVSKPRKPRVCTRKVRGARIRTPTPSPSPSPDNRGTSTGSIVDPLYRAVLMIPTTPAPPTAAEDLLALARNRGIF from the coding sequence ATGGATGGCATGACGGCGGCTCCTCCTGATCCCAATCCCCCGACTTTCTTCCGTTGGTGCCTTGGCGGCATGGCCGCCGCCTttgcctccggctccggctctggcgccgcctccgctcggGATACGGATGCGGCCGAGAGGGTATCGCGACtggtgaaggaggtggaggACGATTGCGGCGACATCTCCGCCTCGCAGGAGGTCCTCCTCGCCCGCGTCCccttcctcggcggcggcgaggaggaggaggcagaggtGTTCAGCACACCTCCTCTTACACAGGGCCAGCAGAGCCAACAGAGCCAGCAGGGCCAAGGGGGggtagaagaggaggaagatgtCATCACCATGTGCTCCCTCCCGTTCCCCCAGCATTCCCCTTCTTCCCATTCCATTCCCTCTTCGGAGTCGGAGGACATGGAGGATCAGGCGCTGTCCGTCTCCAAGCCGCGGAAGCCTAGGGTTTGCACGAGGAAGGTGAGGGGCGCCAGGATCAGGACTCCAACACCTAGCCCAAGTCCCAGCCCTGACAATCGCGGCACCAGCACCGGTAGCATTGTTGACCCTCTCTACAGGGCCGTGCTCATGATCCCCACAACGCCTGCTCCACCCACCGCTGCCGAGGACCTCCTCGCGCTTGCTCGGAACCGCGGCATCTTCTAA
- the LOC120660531 gene encoding enolase 1, chloroplastic-like, with translation MAHPHLLLPSAKPLLPAAANPSRRAVAVRAVLSTASTPAKAAAGAEAVRSIRARQIVDSRGNPTVEVDLVSGDGRLHRSAVPSGASTGIYEALELRDGDKAVYGGKGVLQAVRNINEVIAPKLVGVDVRNQSDVDAIMLDIDGTPNKSKLGANAILGVSLSVCRAGAGAKGVPLYKHIQELAGIKELVMPVPAFNVINGGSHAGNNLAMQEFMLLPVGATSFAEAFRMGSEVYHALKGIIKAKYGQDACNVGDEGGFAPNVQDNREGLVLLMDAIEKAGYTGKIKIGMDVAASEFLTKDGGYDLNFKNQPNDGAHVLSAQRLGDLYRDFVKDFPIVSIEDPFDQDDWSSWASLQSSVDIQIVGDDLLVTNPKRIAEAIDKKACNALLLKVNQIGSVTESIQAALDSKAAGWGVMVSHRSGETEDNFIADLAVGLASGQIKTGAPCRSERLAKYNQLLRIEEELGNVRYAGEAFRSP, from the exons ATGGCCCacccccacctcctcctcccctccgccAAGCCactcctccccgccgcggccaatccgtcgcgccgcgccgtcgcggTCCGCGCGGTGCTCTCCACCGCTTCGACGCccgccaaggcggcggcgggagcggaggCGGTGCGGTCGATCCGCGCGAGGCAGATCGTGGACAGCCGCGGGAACCCCACCGTCGAGGTCGATCTCGTCTCCGGCGACGgccgcctccaccgctccgCGGTGCCCAGCGGGGCGTCCACGGGGATCTACGAGGCGCTCGAGCTCCGCGACGGGGACAAGGCTGTGTACGGCGGGAAGGGCGTGCTCCAAGCCGTGCGCAACATCAACGAGGTCATCGCGcccaagctcgtcggcgtcgatgTGAG GAACCAGAGCGATGTTGATGCAATCATGCTAGACATTGATGGAACTCCGAACAAATCAAAGCTGGGTGCCAATGCTATTCTTGGAGTCTCCTTGAGTGTATGCAGGGCAGGCGCTGGTGCAAAAGGAGTTCCTCTGTATAAACATATTCAGGAGCTAGCAGGAATTAAGGAGCTTGTCATGCCTGTCCCAGCTTTCAATGTAATAAATGGAGGTAGCCATGCTGGCAACAATCTAGCCATGCAGGAGTTCATGCTCTTACCCGTCGGAGCAACTTCATTTGCTGAGGCTTTTCGGATGGGGAGCGAAG TTTACCATGCCCTGAAGGGCATTATTAAGGCAAAATATGGCCAAGATGCATGCAATGTTGGAGATGAAGGTGGCTTTGCTCCTAATGTTCAAGACAACAGAGAGGGCCTTGTCTTGCTTATGGATGCCATTGAGAAGGCAGGCTATACTGGAAAG ATAAAAATTGGAATGGATGTTGCGGCGTCAGAGTTCCTTACAAAGGATGGAGGCTATGACCTGAACTTCAAGAATCAGCCTAATGATGGAGCCCATGTTCTTTCAGCCCAGCGTCTGGGTGATCTGTACAGAGACTTCGTCAAGGACTTCCCTATTGTATCAATTGAGGACCCTTTTGATCAAGATGACTGGAGCTCATGGGCTTCATTGCAGTCATCAGTTGATATCCAAATTGTTGGTGATGATTTACTTGTCACAAACCCAAAACGTATAGCGGAGGCTATTGACAAGAAGGCTTGCAATGCTCTATTGCTGAAG GTGAACCAGATTGGTTCTGTCACTGAATCAATTCAAGCTGCTCTTGATTCAAAAGCTGCTGGCTGGGGTGTGATGGTCAGCCACAGAAGTGGTGAAACAGAAGATAACTTCATTGCAGACCTGGCCGTTGGCTTAGCTAGTGGGCAG ATTAAAACCGGTGCTCCATGCCGTAGTGAGAGGCTGGCAAAATACAATCAG CTTCTGCGGATCGAAGAGGAGCTAGGCAACGTGCGCTATGCTGGGGAAGCATTCAGGTCGCCATAA